A DNA window from Camelina sativa cultivar DH55 chromosome 17, Cs, whole genome shotgun sequence contains the following coding sequences:
- the LOC104757582 gene encoding pinoresinol reductase 1-like, with amino-acid sequence MGSESKYDEKTRVLVVGATGYIGKRIVRACLAEGHETYVLQRPEIGLDVEKVQLILSFKKLGARIVEASFSDHQSLVSAVKLVDVVVSAMSGVHFRSHNILVQLKLVEAIKEAGNVKRFLPSEFGMDPPRMGHALPPGRETFDQKMEVRQAIEAARIPYTYVVGACFAAYFAGNLSQMVTLLPPKEKVNIYGDGNVKVVFADEDDIAKYTAKTLNDPRALNKTVNIRPPDNVLTQLELVQIWEKLTGNELEKTNISAEDFLANIEQMEIPHQAGIGHFYHIFYEGCLTDHEVGEDEEASCLYPDVKYKRMFDYLRMFL; translated from the exons atggGATCAGAAAGCAAATACGACGAGAAAACGCGTGTCTTGGTGGTGGGAGCGACTGGGTACATAGGGAAGAGGATAGTAAGGGCGTGTTTGGCTGAAGGTCACGAGACTTACGTTTTGCAGCGGCCGGAGATTGGTCTTGACGTCGAGAAAGTCCAActcattctctctttcaagAAACTCGGCGCACGTATCGTTGAAGCTTCTTTCTCAGACCACCAGAGCCTCGTCTCCGCCGTGAAACTTGTTGACGTCGTTGTCTCCGCCATGTCCGGCGTTCACTTCCGTAGCCACAACATCCTTGTCCAACTCAAGCTCGTCGAAGCCATCAAAGAGGCTGGTAACGTTAAG cGGTTTTTACCATCTGAGTTTGGTATGGATCCACCGCGTATGGGACACGCACTACCTCCCGGAAGAGAAACCTTCGACCAAAAAATGGAAGTGCGTCAGGCCATAGAGGCTGCCAGAATCCCATACACTTACGTTGTGGGTGCTTGCTTTGCCGCTTATTTTGCCGGGAACTTATCTCAGATGGTAACTTTACTTCCTCCAAAGGAAAAAGTTAATATCTACGGTGATGGAAATGTTAAAG TGGTGTTTGCGGATGAGGATGATATCGCAAAATATACTGCAAAGACGCTAAATGATCCGCGGGCATTAAACAAAACCGTGAACATCAGACCTCCCGACAACGTTCTCACGCAGCTCGAATTAGTTCAGATATGGGAAAAGCTAACAGGAAATGAATTGGAGAAAACCAATATTTCTGCAGAAGACTTCCTTGCCAACATTGAAC AAATGGAGATTCCACACCAAGCGGGGATAGGACATTTCTATCACATCTTCTACGAAGGATGTCTAACTGATCACGAAgtcggagaagacgaagaagcttcTTGTCTTTATCCGGACGTGAAGTACAAACGCATGTTTGATTACTTAAGAATGTTTCTCTGA